Proteins encoded together in one Triticum dicoccoides isolate Atlit2015 ecotype Zavitan chromosome 7B, WEW_v2.0, whole genome shotgun sequence window:
- the LOC119336809 gene encoding probable UDP-arabinose 4-epimerase 3, protein MVPVNRRGTQPRAGMEYFDARRKPHNIGKVIVALLFIALCIFVLKQSPGFGGNSVFSRHEPGVTHVLVTGGAGYIGSHASLRLLKDNYRVTIVDNLSRGNKGAVKVLQELFPEPGRLQFIYADLGDQKSVNKIFSENAFDAVMHFAAVAYVGESTMEPLRYYHNITSNTLLILEAMASHGVKTLIYSSTCATYGEPEKMPIIETTPQLPINPYGKAKKMAEDIILDFSKRTDMAVMILRYFNVIGSDPEGRLGEAPRPELREHGRISGACFDAALGVISGLKVKGIDYPTADGTCIRDYIDVTDLVDAHVKALNKAEPSRVGIYNVGTGRGRSVKEFVDACKQATGVDIKIEYLSRRPGDYAEVFSDPTKINSELNWTAQHTDLKESLSVAWRWQKSHPRGYGAN, encoded by the exons ATGGTCCCTGTAAACAGGAGGGGAACACAGCCTAGGGCTG GGATGGAGTACTTTGATGCTAGGCGTAAACCACATAATATTGGGAAAGTCATTGTGGCCCTGCTCTTCATAGCACTCTGTATATTTGTTCTGAAGCAATCTCCTGGTTTTGGTGGCAATAGTGTG TTTTCTCGTCATGAACCTGGGGTTACCCATGTCTTAGTGACAGGAGGAGCTGGCTATATTGGTTCACATGCCTCATTACGGCTATTAAAAGACAACTATCGAGTTACCATTGTG GACAATCTTTCTAGAGGAAATAAAGGAGCAGTGAAGGTTCTCCAAGAATTGTTTCCGGAGCCTGGGAGACTTCAATTCATCTATGCAGATCTTGGGGATCAAAAATCT GTCAACAAGATATTTTCTGAAAATGCATTTGATGCTGTGATGCACTTCGCGGCTGTTGCCTATGTGGGTGAGAGTACAATGGAACCCCTTAG GTATTATCACAATATTACATCAAACACCTTACTGATTTTGGAGGCTATGGCTTCTCATGGAGTCAAGACACTTATTTACTCTAGTACCTGTGCAACTTATGGAGAACCAGAGAAGATGCCTATAATAGAAACCACACCTCAG TTGCCAATTAACCCCTACGGAAAAGCCAAGAAAATGGCAGAGGACATCATACTAGATTTCTCAAAGAGAACAGATATGGCTGTCATGATTTTAAG ATATTTCAATGTCATTGGATCAGACCCGGAGGGAAGATTAGGTGAGGCTCCTAGGCCTGAGCTACGAGAGCATGGAAGAATATCTGGAGCATGCTTTGATGCAGCACTAGGAGTCATTTCAGGATTGAAg GTTAAAGGGATAGATTATCCTACAGCTGATGGAACCTGCATAAGAGACTACATTGATGTCACAGATCTAGTAGATGCTCATGTGAAAGCACTCAACAAGGCAGAGCCTAGCAGAGTTGGCATTTATAATGTTGGCACTGGAAGAG GCCGTTCCGTTAAGGAGTTTGTCGATGCCTGCAAGCAGGCAACTGGGGTTGACATCAAAATTGAGTACCTCAGCAGGAGGCCAGGAGACTATGCTGAAGTATTCAGTGACCCCACCAAGATCAACAGTGAGCTCAACTGGACTGCTCAACACACCGATCTGAAGGAAAGCCTGTCTGTCGCATGGAGGTGGCAAAAGTCGCATCCGCGTGGCTATGGGGCAAATTAG